A genomic window from Betta splendens chromosome 17, fBetSpl5.4, whole genome shotgun sequence includes:
- the ubtfl gene encoding upstream binding transcription factor, like isoform X4, with protein MMNGGSSVSAAQSARIKSAPDEWSKEDCLTLLERIRGLLPDGDAMKYKTTESHFDWEKVCFGSFTGDMCRQKWQKVSSEVRKYRTMTELIVDAIEFVKNPYKGKKLKTHPDFPKKPLTPYFRFFMEKRAKYAKIHPEMSNLDLTKILSKKYKELPDKKKQKYITEFQREKEEFEKNMTRFKEEHPDLMEERKKSELPEKPKTPQQLWYNHEKKTYMKLHPEVSQKELKEALRRQWSQLSDKRRLKWISKALELQKDYEDSMRAYHEAHPDVNSDDHVRSVLTKAERQLKDKFDGRPTKPPPNGYSLYCAELMVNMKDVPSTERMVLCSKQWKMMTQKEKDMFQKRCEQKKKQYDIDLQRFLESLPEEERDRVLSEEKLGGGKLGVNVASSPHRAKSPSIKERCRDTEAEPWPPAGSHKEKRDGKKTAKLPETPKTAEEMWQHSVIGDYLAKYRSDRRKAQAAMEAAWKSMEKKEKIPWIKKAAEDQKRYEVQYQAVRELSDMRAPAPAAQGQRKPKFDGEPKKPPVSGYQMFSQELLTNGELNHFSLKERMVEIGKRWHKLSQSQKDKYKKLVEEQQVEYKAELEAWVKSLSPQDRVVYKEFSSSKRRGTAKVRSSPAAKVRVTAKGKPVSSRTTAPGIAVNKRAMAYRAKQDMSDSDEEKSESSDSDEDETSESTDSEDEDENDDEDQTSSEESSDSDSD; from the exons ATGATGAACGGCGGCAGCAGcgtttctgctgctcagagtgCCAGGATCAAGAGTGCACCAG ATGAGTGGAGTAAGGAGGATTGCCTGACTCTGTTGGAGAGGATTCGTGGACTGCTGCCAGATGGCGACGCCATGAAGTATAAGACCACAGAGTCTCACTTTGACTGGGAGAAAGTTTGTTTTGGCAGCTTCACCGGTGACATGTGTCGTCAGAAGTGGCAGAAAGTCTCGTCTGAG GTCCGCAAGTATAGAACCATGACAGAACTCATTGTTGATGCTATTGAGTTTGTAAAGAATCCCTACAAAGGCAAAAAACTGAAG ACTCACCCTGATTTCCCTAAGAAACCTTTGACACCGTACTTTCGCTTTTTTATGGAAAAAAGAGCCAAATATGCCAAAATCCACCCAGAGATGAGTAACCTGGACCTGACCAAGATTCTGTCCAAGAAGTACAAGGAGCTTCCAGACAAGAAGAAG CAAAAATACATCACAGAGTTTCAACGAGAGAAAGAGGAATTTGAGAAGAACATGACTCGATTCAA GGAGGAACATCCAGACCTGatggaggaaaggaaaaagtCAGAGCTGCCAGAGAAACCAAAAACTCCTCAACAGCTGTGGTATAACCACGAGAAGAAGACCTACATGAAGCTGCACCCAGAG GTGAgtcagaaggagctgaaggaggctcTGAGGAGGCAGTGGTCCCAGCTGTCTGACAAGAGGAGACTCAAATGGATCAGCAAGGCCCTAGAACTCCAAAAAGACTATGAG gacagCATGCGAGCATATCACGAAGCTCATCCAGATGTGAACTCGGACGATCACGTGCGGTCTGTCCTCACCAAAGCGGAGCGGCAGCTGAAAGACAAGTTTGACGGACGACCGACCAAACCACCACC TAACGGCTACTCACTGTACTGCGCTGAGCTGATGGTGAACATGAAGGACGTCCCTAGCACAGAGAGGATGGTGCTCTGCAGTAAACAGTGGAAGATGATGACGCAGAAGGAGAAAGACATGTTTCAGAAACGATGTGAGCAG AAAAAGAAGCAGTACGACATCGACCTGCAGCGCTTCTTAGAG TCTCTCCCAGAAGAAGAACGGGACCGAGTCCTGAGCGAAGAAAAGCTTGGGGGGGGCAAACTGGGCGTGAACGTGGCCTCTAGTCCACACAGAGCCAAGTCGCCGTCCATCAAG GAGCGGTGTCGGGACACAGAGGCTGAGCCGTGGCCACCAGCGGGATCACATAAGGAGAAACGAGATGGGAAAAAGACGGCAAAGCTTCCAGAGACACCAAAAACAGCCGAGGAGATGTGGCAACACAGCGTGATTGGAGATTATCTGGCTAAATACAGA AGTGACCGTAGGAAGGCCCAGGCGGCAATGGAGGCTGCCTGGAAGTCgatggagaagaaggagaagattCCTTGGATCAAGAAGGCGGCCGAAGACCAGAAGCGTTACGAGGTTCAGTACCAGGCTGTG AGGGAGCTGTCCGACATgagggctccagctccagcggcTCAGGGTCAGAGGAAGCCCAAGTTCGATGGAGAACCCAAGAAACCTCCAGT GAGTGGGTATCAGATGTtctcccaggagctgctgaccaatgGCGAACTAAACCACTTCAGCTTGAAGGAACGAATGGTGGAGATTGGGAAGAGGTGGCACAAACTGAGCCAGAGTCAAAAAGACAAGTACaagaagctggtggaggagcagcaggtggagtacaaggcagagctggaggcctGGGTCAAG TCCCTGTCTCCCCAGGATCGGGTCGTCTACAAAGAGTTTTCCTCATCG AAACGTCGCGGCACTGCTAAAGTCCGCAGCAGCCCTGCCGCTAAGGTTCGTGTGACAGCAAAGGGGAAGCCGGTCAGTTCCAGAACCACAGCGCCTGGCATCGCCGTGAACAAGAGGGCGATGGCGTATCGAGCCAAG CAGGACATGTCCGACTCGGATGAGGAGAAGAGCGAGTCATCGGACTCTGACGAAGATGAAACATCTGAAAGCACAGACagtgaggacgaggacgag AATGATGACGAAGATCAGACCTCCTCAGAGGAATCCAGTGACTCAGACTCGGACTAG
- the ubtfl gene encoding upstream binding transcription factor, like isoform X1 has protein sequence MWMRVLVAAPLRTGRGRSRELPRSGRPSARLGSAPRSGRYIAGAGWRSDPRAPPVQHLDPDQGRASAGGEGASFSVRCCMMNGGSSVSAAQSARIKSAPDEWSKEDCLTLLERIRGLLPDGDAMKYKTTESHFDWEKVCFGSFTGDMCRQKWQKVSSEVRKYRTMTELIVDAIEFVKNPYKGKKLKTHPDFPKKPLTPYFRFFMEKRAKYAKIHPEMSNLDLTKILSKKYKELPDKKKQKYITEFQREKEEFEKNMTRFKEEHPDLMEERKKSELPEKPKTPQQLWYNHEKKTYMKLHPEVSQKELKEALRRQWSQLSDKRRLKWISKALELQKDYEDSMRAYHEAHPDVNSDDHVRSVLTKAERQLKDKFDGRPTKPPPNGYSLYCAELMVNMKDVPSTERMVLCSKQWKMMTQKEKDMFQKRCEQKKKQYDIDLQRFLESLPEEERDRVLSEEKLGGGKLGVNVASSPHRAKSPSIKERCRDTEAEPWPPAGSHKEKRDGKKTAKLPETPKTAEEMWQHSVIGDYLAKYRSDRRKAQAAMEAAWKSMEKKEKIPWIKKAAEDQKRYEVQYQAVRELSDMRAPAPAAQGQRKPKFDGEPKKPPVSGYQMFSQELLTNGELNHFSLKERMVEIGKRWHKLSQSQKDKYKKLVEEQQVEYKAELEAWVKSLSPQDRVVYKEFSSSKRRGTAKVRSSPAAKVRVTAKGKPVSSRTTAPGIAVNKRAMAYRAKQDMSDSDEEKSESSDSDEDETSESTDSEDEDENDDEDQTSSEESSDSDSD, from the exons CGGGGGGAGAGGGCGCATCCTTTTCCGTCAGGTGCTGCATGATGAACGGCGGCAGCAGcgtttctgctgctcagagtgCCAGGATCAAGAGTGCACCAG ATGAGTGGAGTAAGGAGGATTGCCTGACTCTGTTGGAGAGGATTCGTGGACTGCTGCCAGATGGCGACGCCATGAAGTATAAGACCACAGAGTCTCACTTTGACTGGGAGAAAGTTTGTTTTGGCAGCTTCACCGGTGACATGTGTCGTCAGAAGTGGCAGAAAGTCTCGTCTGAG GTCCGCAAGTATAGAACCATGACAGAACTCATTGTTGATGCTATTGAGTTTGTAAAGAATCCCTACAAAGGCAAAAAACTGAAG ACTCACCCTGATTTCCCTAAGAAACCTTTGACACCGTACTTTCGCTTTTTTATGGAAAAAAGAGCCAAATATGCCAAAATCCACCCAGAGATGAGTAACCTGGACCTGACCAAGATTCTGTCCAAGAAGTACAAGGAGCTTCCAGACAAGAAGAAG CAAAAATACATCACAGAGTTTCAACGAGAGAAAGAGGAATTTGAGAAGAACATGACTCGATTCAA GGAGGAACATCCAGACCTGatggaggaaaggaaaaagtCAGAGCTGCCAGAGAAACCAAAAACTCCTCAACAGCTGTGGTATAACCACGAGAAGAAGACCTACATGAAGCTGCACCCAGAG GTGAgtcagaaggagctgaaggaggctcTGAGGAGGCAGTGGTCCCAGCTGTCTGACAAGAGGAGACTCAAATGGATCAGCAAGGCCCTAGAACTCCAAAAAGACTATGAG gacagCATGCGAGCATATCACGAAGCTCATCCAGATGTGAACTCGGACGATCACGTGCGGTCTGTCCTCACCAAAGCGGAGCGGCAGCTGAAAGACAAGTTTGACGGACGACCGACCAAACCACCACC TAACGGCTACTCACTGTACTGCGCTGAGCTGATGGTGAACATGAAGGACGTCCCTAGCACAGAGAGGATGGTGCTCTGCAGTAAACAGTGGAAGATGATGACGCAGAAGGAGAAAGACATGTTTCAGAAACGATGTGAGCAG AAAAAGAAGCAGTACGACATCGACCTGCAGCGCTTCTTAGAG TCTCTCCCAGAAGAAGAACGGGACCGAGTCCTGAGCGAAGAAAAGCTTGGGGGGGGCAAACTGGGCGTGAACGTGGCCTCTAGTCCACACAGAGCCAAGTCGCCGTCCATCAAG GAGCGGTGTCGGGACACAGAGGCTGAGCCGTGGCCACCAGCGGGATCACATAAGGAGAAACGAGATGGGAAAAAGACGGCAAAGCTTCCAGAGACACCAAAAACAGCCGAGGAGATGTGGCAACACAGCGTGATTGGAGATTATCTGGCTAAATACAGA AGTGACCGTAGGAAGGCCCAGGCGGCAATGGAGGCTGCCTGGAAGTCgatggagaagaaggagaagattCCTTGGATCAAGAAGGCGGCCGAAGACCAGAAGCGTTACGAGGTTCAGTACCAGGCTGTG AGGGAGCTGTCCGACATgagggctccagctccagcggcTCAGGGTCAGAGGAAGCCCAAGTTCGATGGAGAACCCAAGAAACCTCCAGT GAGTGGGTATCAGATGTtctcccaggagctgctgaccaatgGCGAACTAAACCACTTCAGCTTGAAGGAACGAATGGTGGAGATTGGGAAGAGGTGGCACAAACTGAGCCAGAGTCAAAAAGACAAGTACaagaagctggtggaggagcagcaggtggagtacaaggcagagctggaggcctGGGTCAAG TCCCTGTCTCCCCAGGATCGGGTCGTCTACAAAGAGTTTTCCTCATCG AAACGTCGCGGCACTGCTAAAGTCCGCAGCAGCCCTGCCGCTAAGGTTCGTGTGACAGCAAAGGGGAAGCCGGTCAGTTCCAGAACCACAGCGCCTGGCATCGCCGTGAACAAGAGGGCGATGGCGTATCGAGCCAAG CAGGACATGTCCGACTCGGATGAGGAGAAGAGCGAGTCATCGGACTCTGACGAAGATGAAACATCTGAAAGCACAGACagtgaggacgaggacgag AATGATGACGAAGATCAGACCTCCTCAGAGGAATCCAGTGACTCAGACTCGGACTAG
- the ubtfl gene encoding upstream binding transcription factor, like isoform X3 — MWMRVLVAAPLRTGRGRSRELPRSGRPSARLGSAPRSGRYIAGAGWRSDPRAPPVQHLDPDQGRASAGGEGASFSVRCCMMNGGSSVSAAQSARIKSAPDEWSKEDCLTLLERIRGLLPDGDAMKYKTTESHFDWEKVCFGSFTGDMCRQKWQKVSSEVRKYRTMTELIVDAIEFVKNPYKGKKLKTHPDFPKKPLTPYFRFFMEKRAKYAKIHPEMSNLDLTKILSKKYKELPDKKKQKYITEFQREKEEFEKNMTRFKEEHPDLMEERKKSELPEKPKTPQQLWYNHEKKTYMKLHPEVSQKELKEALRRQWSQLSDKRRLKWISKALELQKDYEDSMRAYHEAHPDVNSDDHVRSVLTKAERQLKDKFDGRPTKPPPNGYSLYCAELMVNMKDVPSTERMVLCSKQWKMMTQKEKDMFQKRCEQKKKQYDIDLQRFLESLPEEERDRVLSEEKLGGGKLGVNVASSPHRAKSPSIKERCRDTEAEPWPPAGSHKEKRDGKKTAKLPETPKTAEEMWQHSVIGDYLAKYRSDRRKAQAAMEAAWKSMEKKEKIPWIKKAAEDQKRYERELSDMRAPAPAAQGQRKPKFDGEPKKPPVSGYQMFSQELLTNGELNHFSLKERMVEIGKRWHKLSQSQKDKYKKLVEEQQVEYKAELEAWVKSLSPQDRVVYKEFSSSKRRGTAKVRSSPAAKVRVTAKGKPVSSRTTAPGIAVNKRAMAYRAKQDMSDSDEEKSESSDSDEDETSESTDSEDEDENDDEDQTSSEESSDSDSD, encoded by the exons CGGGGGGAGAGGGCGCATCCTTTTCCGTCAGGTGCTGCATGATGAACGGCGGCAGCAGcgtttctgctgctcagagtgCCAGGATCAAGAGTGCACCAG ATGAGTGGAGTAAGGAGGATTGCCTGACTCTGTTGGAGAGGATTCGTGGACTGCTGCCAGATGGCGACGCCATGAAGTATAAGACCACAGAGTCTCACTTTGACTGGGAGAAAGTTTGTTTTGGCAGCTTCACCGGTGACATGTGTCGTCAGAAGTGGCAGAAAGTCTCGTCTGAG GTCCGCAAGTATAGAACCATGACAGAACTCATTGTTGATGCTATTGAGTTTGTAAAGAATCCCTACAAAGGCAAAAAACTGAAG ACTCACCCTGATTTCCCTAAGAAACCTTTGACACCGTACTTTCGCTTTTTTATGGAAAAAAGAGCCAAATATGCCAAAATCCACCCAGAGATGAGTAACCTGGACCTGACCAAGATTCTGTCCAAGAAGTACAAGGAGCTTCCAGACAAGAAGAAG CAAAAATACATCACAGAGTTTCAACGAGAGAAAGAGGAATTTGAGAAGAACATGACTCGATTCAA GGAGGAACATCCAGACCTGatggaggaaaggaaaaagtCAGAGCTGCCAGAGAAACCAAAAACTCCTCAACAGCTGTGGTATAACCACGAGAAGAAGACCTACATGAAGCTGCACCCAGAG GTGAgtcagaaggagctgaaggaggctcTGAGGAGGCAGTGGTCCCAGCTGTCTGACAAGAGGAGACTCAAATGGATCAGCAAGGCCCTAGAACTCCAAAAAGACTATGAG gacagCATGCGAGCATATCACGAAGCTCATCCAGATGTGAACTCGGACGATCACGTGCGGTCTGTCCTCACCAAAGCGGAGCGGCAGCTGAAAGACAAGTTTGACGGACGACCGACCAAACCACCACC TAACGGCTACTCACTGTACTGCGCTGAGCTGATGGTGAACATGAAGGACGTCCCTAGCACAGAGAGGATGGTGCTCTGCAGTAAACAGTGGAAGATGATGACGCAGAAGGAGAAAGACATGTTTCAGAAACGATGTGAGCAG AAAAAGAAGCAGTACGACATCGACCTGCAGCGCTTCTTAGAG TCTCTCCCAGAAGAAGAACGGGACCGAGTCCTGAGCGAAGAAAAGCTTGGGGGGGGCAAACTGGGCGTGAACGTGGCCTCTAGTCCACACAGAGCCAAGTCGCCGTCCATCAAG GAGCGGTGTCGGGACACAGAGGCTGAGCCGTGGCCACCAGCGGGATCACATAAGGAGAAACGAGATGGGAAAAAGACGGCAAAGCTTCCAGAGACACCAAAAACAGCCGAGGAGATGTGGCAACACAGCGTGATTGGAGATTATCTGGCTAAATACAGA AGTGACCGTAGGAAGGCCCAGGCGGCAATGGAGGCTGCCTGGAAGTCgatggagaagaaggagaagattCCTTGGATCAAGAAGGCGGCCGAAGACCAGAAGCGTTACGAG AGGGAGCTGTCCGACATgagggctccagctccagcggcTCAGGGTCAGAGGAAGCCCAAGTTCGATGGAGAACCCAAGAAACCTCCAGT GAGTGGGTATCAGATGTtctcccaggagctgctgaccaatgGCGAACTAAACCACTTCAGCTTGAAGGAACGAATGGTGGAGATTGGGAAGAGGTGGCACAAACTGAGCCAGAGTCAAAAAGACAAGTACaagaagctggtggaggagcagcaggtggagtacaaggcagagctggaggcctGGGTCAAG TCCCTGTCTCCCCAGGATCGGGTCGTCTACAAAGAGTTTTCCTCATCG AAACGTCGCGGCACTGCTAAAGTCCGCAGCAGCCCTGCCGCTAAGGTTCGTGTGACAGCAAAGGGGAAGCCGGTCAGTTCCAGAACCACAGCGCCTGGCATCGCCGTGAACAAGAGGGCGATGGCGTATCGAGCCAAG CAGGACATGTCCGACTCGGATGAGGAGAAGAGCGAGTCATCGGACTCTGACGAAGATGAAACATCTGAAAGCACAGACagtgaggacgaggacgag AATGATGACGAAGATCAGACCTCCTCAGAGGAATCCAGTGACTCAGACTCGGACTAG
- the ubtfl gene encoding upstream binding transcription factor, like isoform X2, whose translation MWMRVLVAAPLRTGRGRSRELPRSGRPSARLGSAPRSGRYIAGAGWRSDPRAPPVQHLDPDQGRASAGGEGASFSVRCCMMNGGSSVSAAQSARIKSAPDEWSKEDCLTLLERIRGLLPDGDAMKYKTTESHFDWEKVCFGSFTGDMCRQKWQKVSSEVRKYRTMTELIVDAIEFVKNPYKGKKLKTHPDFPKKPLTPYFRFFMEKRAKYAKIHPEMSNLDLTKILSKKYKELPDKKKQKYITEFQREKEEFEKNMTRFKEEHPDLMEERKKSELPEKPKTPQQLWYNHEKKTYMKLHPEVSQKELKEALRRQWSQLSDKRRLKWISKALELQKDYEDSMRAYHEAHPDVNSDDHVRSVLTKAERQLKDKFDGRPTKPPPNGYSLYCAELMVNMKDVPSTERMVLCSKQWKMMTQKEKDMFQKRCEQKKKQYDIDLQRFLESLPEEERDRVLSEEKLGGGKLGVNVASSPHRAKSPSIKERCRDTEAEPWPPAGSHKEKRDGKKTAKLPETPKTAEEMWQHSVIGDYLAKYRSDRRKAQAAMEAAWKSMEKKEKIPWIKKAAEDQKRYEVQYQAVRELSDMRAPAPAAQGQRKPKFDGEPKKPPVSGYQMFSQELLTNGELNHFSLKERMVEIGKRWHKLSQSQKDKYKKLVEEQQVEYKAELEAWVKSLSPQDRVVYKEFSSSKRRGTAKVRSSPAAKVRVTAKGKPVSSRTTAPGIAVNKRAMAYRAKDMSDSDEEKSESSDSDEDETSESTDSEDEDENDDEDQTSSEESSDSDSD comes from the exons CGGGGGGAGAGGGCGCATCCTTTTCCGTCAGGTGCTGCATGATGAACGGCGGCAGCAGcgtttctgctgctcagagtgCCAGGATCAAGAGTGCACCAG ATGAGTGGAGTAAGGAGGATTGCCTGACTCTGTTGGAGAGGATTCGTGGACTGCTGCCAGATGGCGACGCCATGAAGTATAAGACCACAGAGTCTCACTTTGACTGGGAGAAAGTTTGTTTTGGCAGCTTCACCGGTGACATGTGTCGTCAGAAGTGGCAGAAAGTCTCGTCTGAG GTCCGCAAGTATAGAACCATGACAGAACTCATTGTTGATGCTATTGAGTTTGTAAAGAATCCCTACAAAGGCAAAAAACTGAAG ACTCACCCTGATTTCCCTAAGAAACCTTTGACACCGTACTTTCGCTTTTTTATGGAAAAAAGAGCCAAATATGCCAAAATCCACCCAGAGATGAGTAACCTGGACCTGACCAAGATTCTGTCCAAGAAGTACAAGGAGCTTCCAGACAAGAAGAAG CAAAAATACATCACAGAGTTTCAACGAGAGAAAGAGGAATTTGAGAAGAACATGACTCGATTCAA GGAGGAACATCCAGACCTGatggaggaaaggaaaaagtCAGAGCTGCCAGAGAAACCAAAAACTCCTCAACAGCTGTGGTATAACCACGAGAAGAAGACCTACATGAAGCTGCACCCAGAG GTGAgtcagaaggagctgaaggaggctcTGAGGAGGCAGTGGTCCCAGCTGTCTGACAAGAGGAGACTCAAATGGATCAGCAAGGCCCTAGAACTCCAAAAAGACTATGAG gacagCATGCGAGCATATCACGAAGCTCATCCAGATGTGAACTCGGACGATCACGTGCGGTCTGTCCTCACCAAAGCGGAGCGGCAGCTGAAAGACAAGTTTGACGGACGACCGACCAAACCACCACC TAACGGCTACTCACTGTACTGCGCTGAGCTGATGGTGAACATGAAGGACGTCCCTAGCACAGAGAGGATGGTGCTCTGCAGTAAACAGTGGAAGATGATGACGCAGAAGGAGAAAGACATGTTTCAGAAACGATGTGAGCAG AAAAAGAAGCAGTACGACATCGACCTGCAGCGCTTCTTAGAG TCTCTCCCAGAAGAAGAACGGGACCGAGTCCTGAGCGAAGAAAAGCTTGGGGGGGGCAAACTGGGCGTGAACGTGGCCTCTAGTCCACACAGAGCCAAGTCGCCGTCCATCAAG GAGCGGTGTCGGGACACAGAGGCTGAGCCGTGGCCACCAGCGGGATCACATAAGGAGAAACGAGATGGGAAAAAGACGGCAAAGCTTCCAGAGACACCAAAAACAGCCGAGGAGATGTGGCAACACAGCGTGATTGGAGATTATCTGGCTAAATACAGA AGTGACCGTAGGAAGGCCCAGGCGGCAATGGAGGCTGCCTGGAAGTCgatggagaagaaggagaagattCCTTGGATCAAGAAGGCGGCCGAAGACCAGAAGCGTTACGAGGTTCAGTACCAGGCTGTG AGGGAGCTGTCCGACATgagggctccagctccagcggcTCAGGGTCAGAGGAAGCCCAAGTTCGATGGAGAACCCAAGAAACCTCCAGT GAGTGGGTATCAGATGTtctcccaggagctgctgaccaatgGCGAACTAAACCACTTCAGCTTGAAGGAACGAATGGTGGAGATTGGGAAGAGGTGGCACAAACTGAGCCAGAGTCAAAAAGACAAGTACaagaagctggtggaggagcagcaggtggagtacaaggcagagctggaggcctGGGTCAAG TCCCTGTCTCCCCAGGATCGGGTCGTCTACAAAGAGTTTTCCTCATCG AAACGTCGCGGCACTGCTAAAGTCCGCAGCAGCCCTGCCGCTAAGGTTCGTGTGACAGCAAAGGGGAAGCCGGTCAGTTCCAGAACCACAGCGCCTGGCATCGCCGTGAACAAGAGGGCGATGGCGTATCGAGCCAAG GACATGTCCGACTCGGATGAGGAGAAGAGCGAGTCATCGGACTCTGACGAAGATGAAACATCTGAAAGCACAGACagtgaggacgaggacgag AATGATGACGAAGATCAGACCTCCTCAGAGGAATCCAGTGACTCAGACTCGGACTAG